The following proteins come from a genomic window of Thermoplasmata archaeon:
- a CDS encoding FKBP-type peptidyl-prolyl cis-trans isomerase, producing the protein MARPLARDDSGLSDWIILLALVVAVAVVLGAYYVVFTPTPPSPPKLAGLGDTVYIDYIGTFQNDNLVFDTSIQSVAADNASYPKAFSFSWHASYTPLQFTIGDGSVVKGFDEGVRGLAQGQTATVVVPENMGYGPADASKIHTYPLVQTFPVRVTMNQSAFSSYYNQVAVSATNVSDPIYGWSVQVSILNGLVVVTNSPYPSEVLRPYGKWTAVVLSVDDAANNGTGLITMQNKVDPSLVDVIGGTSPLSGTFYLSAVDLSAGTYTLDFNKQVVGRTLVFQITLTRLSTVY; encoded by the coding sequence ATGGCCCGCCCTCTGGCCCGCGACGACTCGGGGCTGAGCGACTGGATCATCCTGCTCGCCCTGGTCGTCGCCGTCGCGGTGGTCCTCGGCGCGTACTACGTGGTGTTCACGCCCACGCCGCCGAGCCCGCCGAAGCTCGCAGGCCTGGGCGACACGGTCTACATCGATTACATCGGAACCTTCCAGAACGATAACCTCGTGTTCGACACGAGCATCCAGTCCGTCGCGGCGGACAACGCCTCGTACCCGAAGGCGTTCAGCTTCAGCTGGCACGCCTCGTACACGCCCCTGCAGTTCACGATTGGAGACGGGAGCGTGGTCAAGGGGTTCGATGAGGGCGTCCGAGGGCTCGCGCAGGGGCAGACCGCAACCGTGGTGGTCCCCGAGAACATGGGGTACGGCCCCGCAGACGCAAGCAAGATTCACACCTATCCGCTCGTGCAGACGTTCCCGGTCCGCGTGACGATGAACCAGTCCGCCTTCAGCAGCTACTACAACCAAGTCGCCGTCTCGGCGACAAACGTCTCCGACCCGATCTACGGGTGGAGCGTCCAGGTATCCATCCTCAACGGCCTGGTCGTCGTGACGAACAGCCCGTATCCCTCCGAGGTCCTCCGCCCCTACGGGAAGTGGACCGCGGTCGTCCTGAGCGTGGACGACGCCGCCAACAACGGCACGGGCCTGATCACGATGCAGAACAAGGTGGATCCATCCTTGGTCGACGTGATCGGCGGCACGTCCCCCTTGAGCGGGACGTTCTACCTGTCCGCGGTGGATCTCTCTGCGGGAACGTACACCCTGGACTTCAACAAGCAGGTCGTGGGCCGCACCCTGGTGTTCCAGATCACGCTCACGCGCCTGTCCACGGTCTACTGA
- a CDS encoding multiprotein bridging factor aMBF1 — MICELCGADVPHTKNVAIESTVLAVCSSCAKFGDEVSTPVVRRGTMPPVIAQRLEARQRRLTPRDVYADAGQEELAEDFPQRIRRAREDKGWKQADLGAKINERVSVISQLESGTISPGDALVRKVEHALGIKLKEKVVPMAMKKQAPSGALTLGDLIKIKDESE; from the coding sequence GTGATCTGCGAATTGTGCGGCGCGGACGTTCCGCATACGAAAAACGTGGCGATCGAGAGCACGGTCCTGGCCGTCTGCAGCAGCTGTGCGAAGTTCGGGGACGAGGTCTCCACTCCCGTTGTCCGACGGGGAACGATGCCGCCGGTCATCGCCCAGCGACTCGAGGCGCGGCAGCGGCGTCTGACGCCCCGAGACGTGTACGCGGACGCAGGTCAGGAGGAACTCGCGGAGGACTTCCCCCAACGGATACGTCGCGCGCGCGAGGACAAAGGCTGGAAGCAGGCGGACCTCGGCGCGAAGATCAACGAGAGGGTCAGCGTGATCTCCCAGCTCGAGTCCGGCACGATCTCGCCGGGCGACGCCCTCGTGCGCAAGGTCGAGCACGCCCTCGGCATCAAGCTCAAGGAGAAGGTTGTGCCCATGGCCATGAAGAAGCAGGCGCCGTCGGGCGCGTTGACCCTCGGCGACCTGATCAAGATAA
- a CDS encoding proteasome-activating nucleotidase, translating into MDEEQIREFSEKLSERIASLEDRNDKLLETARRVEGEKRYVETELIRLQKEIKRLKQELDRLKSPPLIIGNIRDVLADGRVVVKSSTGPDFIVNAADYIAKENLLVGARVALNKQTLAVMGVLPPSYDPIVTGAEIIEKPEATYGEIGGLDPQILELKEAVEDPLLKPDLYRKVGIEPPKGVLLVGPPGTGKTLLAKAVANRTKATFIRFVGSELVQKYIGEGARLVRELFELARKKSPSIVFIDELDSVGAKRLEVATSGDREVQRTLMQLLAELDGFNPLGDVKIIGATNRPDILDDALLRPGRFDRIIEIPIPSYEGRLSIFKIHTRKMSIAAEVDFDVLAQRTDGATGADLKAMCTEAGMFAIREDREAVTMTDFELAVDKVLGESRVRHETASGAMYA; encoded by the coding sequence ATGGACGAAGAACAGATCCGGGAATTCTCGGAGAAACTATCGGAGCGAATCGCGTCGCTCGAGGATCGGAACGACAAACTTCTGGAGACGGCGCGCCGCGTGGAAGGCGAGAAGCGCTACGTGGAGACGGAGCTGATCCGGCTTCAGAAGGAGATCAAGCGGCTCAAGCAGGAGCTCGATCGGCTCAAGAGCCCGCCCCTGATCATCGGGAACATCCGCGACGTCCTGGCGGACGGGCGGGTCGTCGTGAAGTCGTCGACCGGTCCGGATTTCATCGTGAACGCCGCGGACTACATCGCCAAGGAGAACCTCCTCGTGGGGGCGCGGGTCGCGCTGAACAAGCAGACCCTCGCCGTGATGGGCGTCCTCCCGCCGTCCTACGACCCCATCGTGACGGGCGCCGAGATCATCGAGAAGCCCGAGGCCACGTACGGGGAGATCGGCGGCCTCGACCCGCAGATCCTCGAGCTCAAGGAGGCCGTCGAGGATCCGTTGCTGAAACCGGACCTGTACCGCAAGGTGGGCATCGAGCCGCCCAAGGGCGTGCTTCTCGTAGGCCCGCCCGGCACGGGAAAGACGCTCCTCGCGAAGGCGGTCGCGAACCGCACGAAGGCCACGTTCATCCGGTTCGTCGGTTCCGAGTTGGTCCAGAAGTACATCGGCGAAGGCGCGCGGCTTGTCCGGGAACTCTTCGAGCTCGCACGGAAGAAGTCGCCCTCGATTGTGTTCATCGACGAGCTGGACAGCGTGGGCGCGAAGCGCCTCGAGGTCGCGACCTCGGGCGACCGCGAGGTCCAGCGCACGCTCATGCAGCTCCTCGCGGAGCTCGACGGGTTCAACCCACTCGGCGACGTGAAGATCATCGGCGCGACGAACCGGCCGGACATCCTCGACGACGCCCTCCTGCGCCCGGGGCGCTTCGACCGGATCATCGAGATCCCCATCCCTAGCTACGAAGGTCGGCTGTCCATCTTCAAGATCCACACGCGGAAGATGAGCATCGCCGCGGAGGTGGACTTCGACGTCCTGGCCCAGCGCACGGACGGTGCGACGGGCGCCGACCTCAAGGCCATGTGCACGGAGGCCGGCATGTTCGCCATCCGCGAGGACCGCGAGGCCGTGACCATGACGGACTTCGAGCTCGCGGTGGACAAGGTCCTCGGCGAGAGCCGCGTCCGGCACGAGACGGCCAGCGGCGCGATGTACGCGTGA